The following proteins are encoded in a genomic region of Galbibacter sp. BG1:
- a CDS encoding OmpH family outer membrane protein, producing MKTYVLFLLLALSAFSIEAQRGVRIGYVDMEYILQNVDEYQMANKQLASKVQKWKAEVEDQESTIDKMRSDLNAEKILLTKELVQEREEEIDALESQMKDYQQDRFGPQGDLVRQRSQLVQPIQDQVFNAVQEIAANKKYDFVFDKSADVVMLYSDKRHDISDQVLRSINVTRKKVDRKEQNSALDEFEEPDPEKEAREEAYDQKKEDRAQEIEQRREEKLKEIEARKKAYEERRKKMLEEREARRQEKLEEREQLKKENNNSNTTENEEEE from the coding sequence ATGAAAACATATGTTCTTTTTTTATTGTTAGCTTTATCAGCTTTTTCTATAGAGGCACAAAGAGGTGTTAGAATTGGTTATGTAGATATGGAATACATCTTGCAGAATGTAGATGAGTACCAAATGGCCAACAAACAGTTGGCAAGTAAAGTACAAAAATGGAAGGCTGAAGTTGAAGACCAAGAGAGCACTATAGATAAAATGAGATCTGATCTTAATGCGGAGAAAATCTTGCTTACTAAAGAGTTGGTGCAGGAAAGGGAGGAAGAGATAGACGCTTTGGAAAGTCAAATGAAGGACTATCAACAGGATCGTTTTGGACCGCAGGGAGACTTGGTAAGGCAACGGAGCCAACTGGTGCAGCCTATTCAAGATCAAGTTTTTAATGCCGTCCAAGAGATTGCAGCCAACAAAAAGTATGATTTTGTGTTCGATAAATCTGCAGATGTGGTTATGTTGTATTCTGATAAGCGTCACGATATAAGCGATCAGGTACTAAGAAGTATTAATGTCACCAGAAAAAAAGTAGATAGAAAAGAGCAAAACAGTGCTTTAGATGAATTTGAAGAGCCAGATCCAGAAAAAGAAGCGCGCGAAGAAGCTTACGATCAGAAAAAGGAAGATAGAGCACAAGAAATAGAGCAAAGAAGGGAAGAGAAACTTAAGGAGATAGAGGCGCGTAAAAAGGCGTACGAAGAGCGAAGAAAGAAAATGTTGGAAGAGCGGGAAGCTCGTAGACAAGAAAAATTAGAAGAAAGGGAACAATTAAAAAAGGAAAATAACAATTCTAACACGACGGAAAACGAAGAGGAAGAATAG
- a CDS encoding OmpH family outer membrane protein: protein MKHFKTLVIAVVLAVGSISFASAQSKIAHINVQKLMTDMPEMKAAQAELKKLGENYQADIKTSYQELQNKMTLYKNESSTKSQEENQKRAQEVDGMQQSIMQAQQQAQKELQAKELELLEPILQKANDAIQKVGKAKGFQYVLDTSPGAGVILADGTDIMPDVKKELGF from the coding sequence ATGAAACACTTTAAAACATTAGTAATTGCAGTTGTATTAGCAGTAGGTTCAATCAGTTTTGCGAGTGCACAAAGCAAAATTGCGCACATTAACGTACAGAAGTTAATGACTGATATGCCAGAAATGAAGGCTGCACAAGCTGAGCTAAAGAAATTAGGCGAGAATTATCAAGCTGATATTAAAACTAGTTACCAAGAGCTTCAAAATAAAATGACGCTATATAAAAATGAGTCTTCTACAAAATCTCAAGAAGAGAATCAAAAAAGAGCTCAAGAGGTAGATGGAATGCAACAAAGTATTATGCAGGCGCAGCAGCAAGCTCAAAAGGAGTTACAGGCGAAAGAGCTTGAATTGTTAGAACCAATCCTTCAAAAAGCAAACGATGCTATTCAAAAAGTTGGAAAGGCTAAAGGTTTCCAGTATGTATTGGATACATCACCAGGAGCTGGAGTTATTCTTGCTGATGGTACAGACATAATGCCAGATGTAAAGAAAGAATTAGGATTCTAA